Below is a genomic region from Flavobacterium ginsengisoli.
TTTCATCATCAAAAGCAATTAAATCAACATCAATAATTCTAGACTGATACCCTTCTTGATTTAAGCGGATTCTTCCTAATTCTTTTTCGACTTTTAAAATTTGATTTAATATTTTTTGCGCAGATGAATTGGTATGCAAAAGAAGCGCACAATTATAAAAAGCATCACTCTCAAAACCCCATGCAGGAGTTTCATAAAGTTTAGAAACCTCAATAACAGTCCCCACATTTTGATGTATCAAATCAATACAATTCTGAATGTTTTCTAGTCTGCTGCCTTGGTTGCTGCCTATCGATAAAACGACTTGATGCTGTAATTTCATAATTAATGCAAATTAACTAAAACTATTTTAGAATTAACCAATATATTTGTGAAACGACGTCTCAAATCCAATCAGAAATTTAGATGTCTCTTTTGTAACGTTTTGACGTTTTTTGCTACTTATTAAAAAAATATACATATGAAGTTTTTAGGAAATGTAATTGCCACAGTTATCGGTATTTTTATTTTTATCATGCTCTTCTTTTTTGGAGCAATCTTTATCGGAGTTGTTTTTGGCGGAGACGACAGTGTTTCTGTTAAATCGGATTCGGTTATTGAATTCAATTTAAAAGAAATTAAAAACGATTACGCAGGAAAATACAAAGATCCTTGGGTAAGTGTCTTTTCAGACAAAAAAAGCATAGGTTTGACCGATGTAATCAATGCTATTGAAGCAGCAAAAACAGACGACAACATTAAAGGAATTTCGATTTTAAATGATGAATCTTCACTTGGTCTTGCGCAATATAAAGATTTAAGAAACGCTTTAGAAAGCTTCAAAAAATCAGGTAAATTTGTTTGGGCTTACGCCAATACTTATTCGCAGAAAGAATATTATTTAACTTCTGTTGCCAATACTATTTATATAAATCCTGCCGGAGATTTAGACTTTAAAGGTCTTTCTTCTGAAGTTATGTTTTTCAAAGATTTCCAAGATAAATCTGGAATACATATGGAAGTGATTCGTCACGGAAAATACAAAAGTGCAGTTGAGCCTTTCTTAGATAATAAAATGAGCGATGCCAACAGAGAACAGATAACGGCACTTTTAAACTCAATTTGGACAACCGTATCTGCTGATATTTCAAAAAGCAGAAATATTCCGTTACCTAAACTAAACGAAATTGCAAACGGACTTTTGGCTAGAACTCCAGAAATGGCAAAAGAACAGCATTTAGTAGATATTGTTGCTTACGAAGATGTTTATCACGATGCCATTAGAAAAGCGCTGAAAGTAGATAAAGATGAAGATTACAATAAAATTTCAATCTCAGATTATACTCAAAATCATTTAGCAACAGCTTTAGATAATGCTTCAAGCGATCAAATTGCGATTATTTACGCTCAAGGCGAAATCGGAAGTGGCGAAGGAGATGTAAACACAATTGGAGAAGGCTCTATGAGACGTTCTTTGCAAGAAGCCAGAAAAAATGATGACATTAAAGCTATCGTTCTTAGAATTGACAGCCCAGGCGGAAGTGCTCTTACTTCTGATTTAATTTGGAGAGAAATTGAAGTTACAAAAAAAGTAAAACCAGTTGTCGTTTCTATGGGTAACTATGCTGCCTCTGGCGGTTATTATATTGCTTGCAACGCCAATAAAATATTTGCTGAAAACAATACTATTACAGGATCTATTGGAGTTTTTGGAATGTTGCCAAATTTTAGTCCGTTGGCTAATAAATTAGGAATCAATTCTGAGCAGGTTAAAACTCATGAAAACGCCGCAAACTATAGTCCGTTCTTGCCTGTAGACGAGAAATTTAAAGCTTTTACTTTAGAAGGAGTCGAAAAAATCTACAACACGTTTGTTACTCATGTTGCAGAAGGACGTAAAATGACTTTTTCACAAGTTGATTCAATTGCTCAAGGTAGAGTTTGGTCTGGAACCGAAGCTTTAAAAATTGGTTTAGTTGATAAAATTGGCGGATTAAATGACGCGATTGCTGAAGCGACTAAAATTGCTAAACTAAAAAAATATAGCACTCAAAATTATCCTGAATATGAAAAAACACTTAACGATTTGCTAGGAAATCTACCTTTTGCAAAATCTAAAGAAGCTTTTATAAAAGAAGAAATTGGAGAAGAAAATTACCTACTTCTAGAGCAGGTTAAGAAATTTCAAAAACAAAAAGGAGTG
It encodes:
- the sppA gene encoding signal peptide peptidase SppA, with translation MKFLGNVIATVIGIFIFIMLFFFGAIFIGVVFGGDDSVSVKSDSVIEFNLKEIKNDYAGKYKDPWVSVFSDKKSIGLTDVINAIEAAKTDDNIKGISILNDESSLGLAQYKDLRNALESFKKSGKFVWAYANTYSQKEYYLTSVANTIYINPAGDLDFKGLSSEVMFFKDFQDKSGIHMEVIRHGKYKSAVEPFLDNKMSDANREQITALLNSIWTTVSADISKSRNIPLPKLNEIANGLLARTPEMAKEQHLVDIVAYEDVYHDAIRKALKVDKDEDYNKISISDYTQNHLATALDNASSDQIAIIYAQGEIGSGEGDVNTIGEGSMRRSLQEARKNDDIKAIVLRIDSPGGSALTSDLIWREIEVTKKVKPVVVSMGNYAASGGYYIACNANKIFAENNTITGSIGVFGMLPNFSPLANKLGINSEQVKTHENAANYSPFLPVDEKFKAFTLEGVEKIYNTFVTHVAEGRKMTFSQVDSIAQGRVWSGTEALKIGLVDKIGGLNDAIAEATKIAKLKKYSTQNYPEYEKTLNDLLGNLPFAKSKEAFIKEEIGEENYLLLEQVKKFQKQKGVQAILPYGINIY